The Chionomys nivalis chromosome 6, mChiNiv1.1, whole genome shotgun sequence sequence CCCCGGATTTTGCCCTCTAAGGGAGTCTCCCCTGGACTACATGCCCTACACCTTGATATAGGTCATCCAAGCCCCATTCTTGGGTGGATCACTGTATTCTAGGCCTTATGAACCTAGGCCCCATATCCAAGACTTAGGTGGTGTTACCTGAACCGTAGGATTCATCTGAACCACGGGCAGAGCCAtccccttggggggggggggtcacaagGATCCTCCTCCCTACCCATGGAGGAGTCACCAGTACCAACATCCGGAGCTGTTCTTAGTGATTGGCTAGGCCCAGATCCTGCCGCTGAAGGGTCGCCTGGGACTAACCCAAGCTACTTGTCCCAAAATGTTCACCTGAACCCAAAACCCTGCACTCCACAGGCCCTAGCCAAGGTTCTGCCAACTGCACTTGGCCTCCTCACGAGGCCACCTAGGGTGTTCTTGCACTGTCCAGCCTTGTATAGCAACTCCTGAGTAGGGGGGACAGCTTTAGGGTTTCCCAGAAACCCCATCTCCAAGATTAGCATCGTGCCCAGCATTGCCCTCTTTCAGTCACCTCGACACTGCTTAGACATCCCCTTTCCCAGGTGGGCACTAGGTGGCGTCTGTGGCCCATCGTCCAGCAGGAAAGCTCTGTCGGGGCACCGGGCAATGCCCACTTCCACGCTCTACACTCTCGGGGCACCGGGCAATGCCCACTTCCACGCTCTACACTCTCGGGGCACCGGGCAATGCCCACTTCCTCGCTCTACACTCTCGGGACACCGGGCAATGCCCACTTCCACGCTCTACACTCTCGGGGCACCGGGCAATGCCCACTTCCACGCTCTACACTCTCGGGGCACCGGGCAATGCCCACTTCCACGCTCTACACTCTCGGGGCACCAGGCAATGCCCACTTCCACGCTCTACACTCTCCGGGCACCGGGCAATGCCCACTTCCACGCTCTACACTCTCGGGGCACCGGGCAATGCCCACTTCCACGCTCTACACTCTCGGGGCACTGGGCAATGCCCACTTCCACGCTCTACACTCTCCTGCAGGTGTTCTTTGACGGTGCCAACGTCCGTCAGGTGGATGTGCCTACGCTGACTGGAGCCTTTGGCATCCTGGCATCCCACGTTCCCACGCTGCAGGTCCTACGGCCTGGGCTGGTGGTGGTCCATGCCGAAGACGGCACCACAACTAAGTACTTTGGTGAGTGTGGCCCAGGGTGAATAGAGGCTCAGATCCCCACAGGTCGTGGAGAAAGCAAAGACTTGCGCAGCTCACCAAGACCAAGATGCAGCCATCTGGGGCACAGAGAGACCTCACCTCAGCTGACAAAGGAAGAGACCTACAGGTCGCTGTTGAGGGTAGGTCAGGGTAGGTCAGCTTTGGTGTAGGAAGGAGCCAGTCTGAAGGACCTATTATTTAGCAGTACTAAGGCTGGAGCCCAGGACAGTGAGAAGCATTCTAGACAGGGGAGCCACCTGCTATCTCAGTCTCTGGGGGATTCTAGCCAAGGGCTCTAACCCTGAACTGCCCCCAGGCCTCTCAATGGGGATTCTATGGGGGCTTCACCCTGACCACACCCCCAGCTCcccactggggattctaggcggggctgcATCCTGACCACTCTATATAGTTGGTATGGGCAAGTGGCAGGGTGGGCGTGAGGAcgagaagggtgtgtgtgttgtacgcACACATAAAGGCACTGTCTTAACTCCTCTCAGGGACTGAAGCTGGAGTATCCCCCTGACCAAgggtggctggccagtgagccgtGTCACTGCCCTGTCCACCTCCCAGTGTTAGGTTTACAGGCAGCTctgaccatgcctggctttcccaTGAGCACAGTAGGTGCTGCTTCTCCTAAGGGGCCCTGGGCCTTcctgttcctttccttttttttttttttttttagggaaggGTTTCCTATGCCCAGGCTGACTCTGAGCCCCTGatcctcccctccacctcctgagtgctgggggtgACAGGTTTCTGCCACGCTGAggactgagcccagggccttTTACATGACGGGCAGGCGTACTGCCAGCTGAGTCTTGACCCCAGCGCCTCTTTTACACTGGTGCCTCCCAGGgcctgggatgacaggtgtgctCGAGCCACAACCCTGGACTAGAGGCAGAGACTGGGTGTCCCGGGGAGGGGTCTGCTCAGCCCTTTCTTCCCGCAGTGAGCAGTGGCTCCATCACTGTGAACGCCGACTCCTCAGTGCAGTTACTGGCCGAGGAAGCTGTGACGCTGGACATGTTGGACCTAGGGGTGAGCAGATGTGGAAGCAGGTTCAGGGCGGGGGCGGGTACTGCCCAAGAGTCCCCTGGCTGGTAGGGAGGCAGCTTGCAGGAGTGTGGATGTTTTTTGCTTGGCCTTGCCTGGCCCTCACCATGGCCCACTCCTCTGCAGGCAGCCCGGGCCAACCTGGAGAAGGCACAGTCGGAGCTGTCTGGTGCAGCGGATGAGGCAGCTCGGGCTGAGATCCAGATCCGTATTGAGGCCAATGAGGCCCTGGTGAAGGCCCTGGAGTAGGCGTGTAATGTCTGTCAcccacagggaaactgaggcaggtacCAGCAGCTGAAAACTTGTTTCCTGAAATCCGGACAGTTGGTTGCTGCTGAAGTTGCCACCAGAGGGCAGCAGTGCCTTGCCTGCCTTGGAGGTCTTTCCCCAGCCTTCACAGCCTGGGATCCCCATCGCCTGGGAGAGCTGGCACTGCTTCCCCCTCAGAGCCTCTTGGACAGTCAGCTTGCCCCAGCCTGCCTCCATTAAACACCAGGAACCAACTGAGCATTCTGGTTTCTGACTCTGCATAGCACAAAGCTAGGACCCCAACCCCTGCCTGGGGCTCTTGTATCTGGGCCCCCAGAGGTGTGCAGACAGCAGTGGGTGGGGCACATGCTGGCTGGCTGTTGGGCTGCTGCCTGCGGGGTTGGGTGGAATACTCAAGGATTGAGAACAGGGCAGGCAATGGTGGATGTGGCCACAGCTGCTGGCCAGGCTCAGCACCCAGACCACCAGCTAGGCCAGGCCCTCCCTTTAAGGCCCCCTGCCCCACCCTACAGGCTCTGGGAAGAGGCAAGCACCACCTGCTCCCACGGAGGCCCCGCCCTAGGCACACCCCACCTGTGGGTGGCCCTAGCCTGGCTGGCTACCTTCCCAGTCCCTGGTGTGGTTGGTACCTTCTTAGGCATTTTGGCCTTGGGTGGGGTAAGGTGGCACCAGTGCATCCCTTTCtacaccccaccctcaccccagatGGCCGGTTACTGTCTGACCTGCGTCCTCCTTAGGGGCCTGAGAGGGGCACCAGTTTGGGGATAGGAGGATGAGCGGGGTCAGAGCCTGCCATTATGAGGTCATCTGAACCATCTCGACAAGTGACCAGCATGCCAGCTAGGGTCTGAGTACACCCTGTCACGTTGCATCAGGGCCCTCTGGGTGACTCGCCATGGCCACATGAGCCTGATCTGGGAATGAATGTGCTGGAGCCCTCCACATATTAACAGCCTGGGGGTATTCCCAGGTAAGTCACAGGGGCTTAGAGGTGTGTGGGCAGGCCTGCCCAGGTTCCACTCTGTTCTCAGGCTGAGAGCCCAGGTCTTGGCTGACCAGGCCATTAGGGACCCTGTCAGACAAAAGACACAGCCTGGGCAGATGTCAACCGAGCCCTTGGAATGCCCTGGCCTGAACGAGTGTACCTTGTAGAGGAGGTGTGAACTTTGGGGCCAGGCCTCAGgacaggacagcctgagctggcTGAGACGGAGCCCAGAGGGCAGGGCATGGAAAGAGCCACTGAGTCTTGAGGCTTCACACTTAGGGACATAGGACCACATAGGAATAAGAGCTAGGAAGCAGGAAGTCTAGTCAGCATTTATTACGAGCTTCCAGCTTAAGTGTCCTGTCAAGGCCAGCCCACCTCACCTGCCACCAGCCCACACCACATTCTCTGTGATCTCTCCTGAGGCCAGcctcacctctgacctccacacctacAGCTCTGAATGGTAAAGGTCTCCCTACTTCCTCAACCAACTCCTGCTCATCCCTCAGAGCTCCTGGGCCTCCAAGTGTTCTCTGGACTGGGAGTGTTGGGGCACACCTCCTTGCTTGGGGGCCCAGCATGCCTGTCCAGAGTGATCAGTCAGAGCAGGAAGGAGACCTAGGAAGGAACTGGCCTGGGAGGGGCCCCAGGGTAGGGCGGTGGAGACACTCAGGCCAGATAAAGGCCAGACCCGAGAAGTGGACAGGAGGTGGTAGAGCAGGGTCTAGAGTACCTTGAAGGGTCCCGCCCCACTCTGTCACCTTCGGGGAACCCCCCTGCTGAGGCCACTCAAGTGGTGGCCTTGGCCAAAGGGCTGCTTTCCTGGTCCACAGGGTGGTTAAGCGTGCACTCCAAAGGCCAGGGTGTGTCAATGCATTCGTGAGGTGATGACCACCAGGGGTCACACACCTGGGGGTGCAGGATACCTGTGGAGTCTGCCCTCTAGGCGCCTGGCTACACCAAGGCGGATGACCTGGGCTCATTCCTGGGACCCATATGCAGTGGGGAGAACTCCCACAGGTTAAACCCTGACCACATGCGCCACAGCACAGTGCGTCAGGGACTGGGCTACTCACGGAGGTCACACAGGTGACTGACTGGCCCTAGGCAGGTCAGGGGTGGTTGAACCATAACAAAAATGGTCTCTGAGGTCACCGGTAAAGGATGCAGAGGCCAGGCTATCAGGCAGCTGTCCGGGACACCCCACTGTCTGGCAGGTGACACTGCCCTGTTTTCCTGGACCCAGGCTGCTGACTCAGGAACCCCTTCCCGTCCCGCCCCCCTTACCCACGCGGGCGCCCCCAGGCGGAAGCACCAGGGCAGCAGGGAAGGGGGCGGGGCAGGGAAACAGGCCAgaaagcccccacccccatgctaaTATGAGGTGTTCCAGAGTACTTGGGGAGTCAGGAGCTACCCTAGCCGATAGCAGCGGTCGAGGcactgccctgtgggtgctgtgaaGCCCTAGGGCCGGGTGTCCCGGCCCCAGGCCAGCAGgaggggggtgtgggggggtagaTGCGTCACCATCGCCCAGCCCCCCGCCCCTTGCCCGCCCAAACTCCACCCCAGGGAAGGCGGCGCGGATAAAGGCTCAGGGGCCGCCCGCCTGTCCCCAGACCGGCAGGGCCACCTCTCACCACGACCCGCACGCAGGTCATCTGGAGCAGTGGTGACCAAGGACCTGCGTCCTGCGGCTCCGGGTGAGTAGGGGCGGGGCCGCACGAGGGGCAGAAGGGTCTCCACCCGCCGTGGACTCCTTAGGCTGCCCCGCTCTTTGTTCTTTGAACCTAAGGTGCCTTGGGATGGGGAGCACCCCAGCTTGTGGGGTAGGAGGGACCACGCGCAATGGGCACCGCCCTGGCAGGACCGCAGCCCACGCCCGCCCTCCCGCCCGCGCACTCCCTCTTTCCAGCCAGTGACCTTGAACTAGTTGCAAATCCAGACTCAGTTTCCCCGTTTGTGCGGTCTTAGACATCTCCGCATGTTAAATCTAAAGGCTCTTAACGGGGCCTCCCCACCTGCAGATCTCAAAGTCTCTGCGCCCCCTTTCCCCGACCAAAACGCACGGCACCCCCTCCCCCGTGACTCGGGCAGCGCTCCCGGGCGGGGACTGCAGAGGGCGCGCCGGGGCTGCTGACTCACCGCTGCCCGGAGCGGGGCGCGCGCGGGCGCAGCCGGGGACGCCGCGTCACGTCACGGCTTGGACGGGCGCACCTCGAGAAACGGGCCGACCCGGGATGGGGGAGGCACAGAAAAAATAGGGAAGGGTGGATTAGGCCGGGACGCCAAGTGGCACAAGTTCGGTAGGGACGGATCTAATCGGAGCCACGTCACGGAGCTACAGGGCCCCGCCCAGGCCGTGGGTCCCGCCCAGGTTCTCCAATATCGttgcatccacccacccacccacccacgggGTGGAGGGCTGGCCTGTCTTTGAGAGTCCTGCCCGCGACCCTTGGCCACGAGGCTCAGGGCTCAAGCTGCAGCTTCCGCAGGCAGTTGCTTCCCGGACAGACCCAGTGGGGAGGCCCCACGATTTCCTGTTCCTCCCTTAGTCAGGAACAATGGTCGGCCCTCGCCTCTTCCCCCTTGAGGAAGGGGGGCTGTGCTCGCGCGGAGGGCAGTTGGGGGAAAGAGGGGTGCCAAGTCTTCGAACTCGGGTCGGCTCCGGTCCGGGCCCGCCCGCCCTTTGTTGAGAACTCTGGGCCTTATGAATGGCTCTGGGCGCGGGTGGGGGCGCGGGGGCGGGTCAGGAGCCGCATCAGCCCAACCCCCTACGCATCTCCATTGGATGCAGAAGGGACGGGGCGGGGTAAGGGGGGGGGAGGGTCTCGCTGCCACGTGGGGTAGCCCTGCGGCGATTCCCATTGGCCCGGGATCGCGATGGACTGGgcgatatgtgtgtgtttattggcTGCCGCTAGGCCGGCGGAGTAAGTAGTGAATGGGAGGGGGCGGTGGTCCCGCCCATTGGAACGTTGATACatgataacttttttttcttcGTACTTTCACCCCCAGATCTTGCGAGCGGCGGCTGCTGCTGTTGCTAAGGGAAGGGACGCGCGGGGTAGCGAGACCCGAGAGGAATCCAGGCACCGTGCGAGCCGGGATAGCTCGACCCCTTCTGTAGGACCCTCCCTGCGCAGTGCCCTTGAAGAAACCGGATTGTAGACCCCACCCCGGGGCGCTACCCAGGGATCCCACGCGACCCCGGAGCACCACTCGGATTCTTGCTTGCCGGCTCGCTTGCCATCGTTGGGAACCTTCCCTAAGGGGCACACGTACTGTTCCGGTCCCTGAGCACCCGCAGAGCGGAGGAGGACCTCGTTTCGGCGGGGGAGTCCCGACGAGGATTGGAGGCGACCCGCGGGCCCCAGGCCTCCTGCGCTCGCCGGGGATGGAGCCGCAGCCCGGCGGCGCCCGAAGCTGCCGGCGCGGGGCCCCCGGCGGCGCCTGCGATCTGAGTACGGCCACGGAGTCGGCCTCACCTATGACCCTGGCGATCCACAGCACCACGGGGACTCGCTACGATCTGTCGGTGCCCCACGACGAGACCGTGGAAGGGCTGCGCAAAAGGCTGTCCCAACGCCTCAAAGTACCCAAGGAGCGCCTGGCTCTGCTTCACAAAGACACGTAGGTAGCGCGCCGCCCCCGCCTGCGCGCCCCCTGGCACCAGGCCGCCCCCTCGGGCCCGGGCCCCGGGCGGAAACAAAGAGCGCGCCGCGCTGGGAAGCAGGGGGCAGCCAGACGGGGGGCGGGGGCGCGCCGCGCGCTCTCGGGCGCCCTCTGCGCGGCCTTACTTGCCTGGgggcccccctcccccgccaggGTCTGCACAAAGGCAGGAGCGCCCTGCGTGGCCCCAAGATGCACGGGAACTACGGGGGTGGCACGACAGACGTGGGCCCCTGGGATGGCACTGGGAGGGGTCCAGTCTCTGTGCGCCTTGGGGGGGCGCACAGCCGCCCCCTCTTGTGCCCGCGGTCTCGCCGCTTCCGCATCTGCTCGGCGGCCCCCTCTGCGTCTGGCTGTCTCCCCATCACTTACGTCTCTCTGCCCCCCTTTGTTCTCGCTTCCCCACACCTCCCCCAATCCGGTATTTAAATCGCCTCCAGGCCAGGGagtctcccctcccctcatcccCTCGCGGGCCTCTGGGGACACGCAGTGTCCATCCCCAGCGGAGGGgccttggtgggggaggggcgaggGGGGGAGGGTCTCCTTTGTTTGAGCAGCAGACTGtgcctgggagggagggggagagcccGGGTCGGCGGAGCCCCCGAAGGCCTCTATCAGAAAGGGCCGGAGCCCTGCGGCGCCCACAAAGACGAGCCCGGACAAGAATTGGGGAGTTGTAGGCAGGAGCTGCCCAGAAGGGGGGCGCGGGGGAGGGTGGCAAAGAGCCCACGGGGGTTCAGGTGATGGAAAAGTCTTGTTCCTTGCAGATGGGAGGCTGCTTTAACCTGGAGTTCAGTCAGCTGGTTAATGGGGAGGGCTCACAGGAGTGAGAGGCCGCCCCACGGGCACTTGGGTCTGGGGAGCGGTAAGGGTGGGAAGCGCTCCCTTGTCGTTCGTCCCGTCCCCCGTCCCGTCCCCCACCCCCCCGCGCACGCACAGCCCTCCTCCTCGGCCTCCGCTTCCGCGTCTCTGTGTTGTCTCCCGTCTCACCCTCTTCCTTCCTACCCCCAGCCGGCTCAGTTCGGGGAAGCTGCAGGAATTCGGCGTGGGGGATGGTAGCAAGTTGACGCTCGTGCCCACGGTGGAAGCTGGCCTCATGGTAAATGACTGAGGGGCGCGTGCCCTGGAGGCTCCTGTCTCTTGGCCACCTCATTGCATAAATGCACCATCCTGCCCCTTACAAAGAGCTCCCCCACCCATCCCCAGCACATAGGGCCCCCTCCCCGTTCCCTGCTCTAAACCTACACTGAAGACACTTTTCGTCCCTTTCTTGTAGTCCCAGGCCTCGAGGCCGGAGCAGTCCGTTATGCAAGCTCTGGAAAGTTTGACCGAGACCCAGGTAAGCAACCGCCACCCTCTCCCTAATccggcgcgggggggggggggcggggggggcccGCAGCAGGCAGTGGCTACGCCTAGGGACCACGCAACTCTCCGGATACCCTTAGAGCCTCCAGTTGTTTGTGCTTCCCTGGTGGCCTGTGGGGGAAGGGATGAAAGCCCCGCCTCGGTGCCAGCTTGGCCTGGTCACCacgcttcctcttcctccctgcctcccccagcacctgACCACCTGACCTTGAGAAGTTTTCTCTCCCACGGTGACTGcacgggtggggggggggagtccaaTCTTTTGACCAGTCCTAACCGTGGGTGACCTTGACCCGAGCTGGCTGGAACTTGTACCCTCCACAGCCCGGCACACTCTTAATCTAGagttccctccccccacccccccaaaaaaaatctgaaccaaaacaaaaatcctcaTTTGGGAGAGCTGTGCCTCTGGGGAAGCCAGCCGACCAAACTTAGCCCGGCCAAGGCAAAGCAGCGGGAGTCATCCTATCCCCTCTTGGCCTTTGTTCCCTGCCctggcagggggaggggcaggccGGGGCACCCAGCCCTGGGCCAGGGAAGCCTAGACAGGatgttaagaaaatattttgtaagcAGCCCAGAGGAAGGCTGGGCCTGGTTCTGAGGAGGCTTCCAGGTTTTGTtgagccccccccccattcttaACCATAACAGGGCCTCCTCTCTCACAGCCGGGGTCCCTAGCTTCTCTAACACAGCCACACAGGCAGCTGGAGTTTGTCCCCAGGAGGAGGGGGATGGCCTGTGCAGGGCCCTCTCTCCATAGACTACAAACCAAACCGTAGCATCCTGCCTAGTGGCGCAGTGGACACTGGGACCTCAGAACACTCCAGTGGTCCTGCCTCTCTGGTGGGGTTCCTGGGAGCTAGCAGTGGGGGCTGAAGGTGACTATGGGGCTAGTTTAAGCAGACTTGCACTTGCTGGCCTGTGGGGGGTGCATGCCTGGCAGGAGGGAGTTAGTGGGTGCTGGGTGTAGCCTTGAGGTCACCAGAGTGGATTACTCAGCAGGCCACCCATCTGCCCTTCCCCTGGGAGAAAGGGGtgatcccagctgcccagaaaccACTTCAGGCTCTTCCCTGTAAAGGATGTGGGGCACAGAGGAGGGAGTGCAGGGTGGGGGctgctctcctgcctgcccacCCCTTCGTCCCCTCCCCATGGGGCCGAGAAGGTTACTCCAGCCCTCTGCCAGCAGagccagaggagggagggagttcTGCGAGGCGGTCTGGTGACTCATAGGCCTGTGTCACTTCTCAGaaacctccccccacacacacaccctggcctCTGGGGAGAACAAGGCACATAGTCTGGGTCCCAGAGGTGGGAGAGAGGGTGCCCAGGGCATCCAAGGGTCAGGTAGACCCACAAATCAGCCCTACAGAGtgtctgggggaggggacagcCCTCCAGGTCCCCCCCCcagcatatataaatatttatcttggGAAAGCAAAGGTTAACCATTAGAGCTCCTTCAGGATCCAGCCTGCCTCTTGGGTGGCTTAGCTATAAAGGGGATCTTGAGGATTCTCTTAGCTAGATTCATAGGCAAACAGGATCTGGGGTCTGCGGGTGGGTATTCAAGGGAGGGCGGCGACCATCATCTGCTGGGCCCCGCCCCATCTGGGCTCAGTCTCCCCTTTAACGGACCCAGAACCAGAGGCCCCAGTCTGACCCCACCTCTGTCCCCCCCACAGCCCCCAGCGACACCCGGGCCAGGCCGGGCTGCCGGAGGAGGCTTCCGGAAATAcagattgattttatttaagcGTCCGTGGCACCGACAGGGACCCCAGAGCCCAGAGAGGGGCGGCGAGAGGCCCCAGGTCACACTGCGGGGAGAGCTGGGCTGGGTTGGGCTGGGGGCATCAGGGAGGAGAACCCCCTCAACTGATGAgtgcctccctgcttctctctttaGGTCAGTGACTTTCTGTCAGGCCGCTCACCTCTGACTCTGGCCCTTCGCGTTGGGGATCACATGATGTTTGTACAGTTGCAACTGGCTGCCCAGCACGCCCCGCTCCAGCACCGCCATGTGCTTGCAGCTGCTGCTGCAGCCGCTGCCGCCGCCCGGGGAGATTCCAGTGTTGCCCCAGTGTCCTCACCCTGTAGGCCGGTGTCCAGTGCCGCCAGAGTCCTCCCAGTATCCAGCAGCCCTTCACCTGTGTCCTCCTCGCCTGTCACCGCTGGCTCCTTTCGATCCCATGCAGCTTCCACAACCTGTTCCGAGGTGAGGATGGAAATAATTATCTTTGTATTCAGGGGCGGATTTTGAGGGCTCCAGCTGTAGCCTTTGTCAGATGCTCTTCCCTGACCCTGAGCCCGATGAATTTATACCTGGAATGCTGGACTGAGGGGTGGACCCATCACGACCCTACCTACTATTTTCCAATCTCTCAGCAGCAGATGGACTGTTCCCCCCCGGCTAGCAGCAATGCCACCTCAACCCCAAGCAGCAGCCCTACCCCTCGCTCCCGCAAACCCGGTGCCGTCATCGAGAGCTTCGTGAACCATGCCCCTGGTGTCTTCTCAGGCACCTTCTCTGGTAGGTGTCACCACTGGAGTGATCTCGAGATCTCATGTACTGGGTAAATGTCTTCCCCAGCAATCTGGGACATGAACTGGTGTGACTCTGGACACACGGGACACCATCTGTAGTTCATGTGTGGTCACTGTGATATTGGGGAGAGTGCCTAGGCCTTCAGAGTCCCCCCAGACTGGCTTAGAGTTTCACATCTCAGCATGCTGAGTAGCTGGGGATAATGGGTGATCTGCCAC is a genomic window containing:
- the Midn gene encoding midnolin isoform X1 codes for the protein MEPQPGGARSCRRGAPGGACDLSTATESASPMTLAIHSTTGTRYDLSVPHDETVEGLRKRLSQRLKVPKERLALLHKDTRLSSGKLQEFGVGDGSKLTLVPTVEAGLMSQASRPEQSVMQALESLTETQPPATPGPGRAAGGGFRKYRLILFKRPWHRQGPQSPERGGERPQVSDFLSGRSPLTLALRVGDHMMFVQLQLAAQHAPLQHRHVLAAAAAAAAAARGDSSVAPVSSPCRPVSSAARVLPVSSSPSPVSSSPVTAGSFRSHAASTTCSEQQMDCSPPASSNATSTPSSSPTPRSRKPGAVIESFVNHAPGVFSGTFSGTLHPNCQDSSGRPRRDIGTILQILNDLLSATRHYQGMPPSLTQLRCHAQCSPASPAPDLTPKTTSCEKLGATSPTSLLQGQSQIRMCKPPGDRLRQTENRATRCKVERLQLLLQQKRLRRKARRDARGPYHWTPSRKAGRTDSSSSGGGGSPSEAGGLGLDFEDSVWKPEVNPDIQSEFVMA
- the Midn gene encoding midnolin isoform X3, giving the protein MEPQPGGARSCRRGAPGGACDLSTATESASPMTLAIHSTTGTRYDLSVPHDETVEGLRKRLSQRLKVPKERLALLHKDTRLSSGKLQEFGVGDGSKLTLVPTVEAGLMSQASRPEQSVMQALESLTETQVSDFLSGRSPLTLALRVGDHMMFVQLQLAAQHAPLQHRHVLAAAAAAAAAARGDSSVAPVSSPCRPVSSAARVLPVSSSPSPVSSSPVTAGSFRSHAASTTCSEQQMDCSPPASSNATSTPSSSPTPRSRKPGAVIESFVNHAPGVFSGTFSGTLHPNCQDSSGRPRRDIGTILQILNDLLSATRHYQGMPPSLTQLRCHAQCSPASPAPDLTPKTTSCEKLGATSPTSLLQGQSQIRMCKPPGDRLRQTENRATRCKVERLQLLLQQKRLRRKARRDARGPYHWTPSRKAGRTDSSSSGGGGSPSEAGGLGLDFEDSVWKPEVNPDIQSEFVMA
- the Midn gene encoding midnolin isoform X2 yields the protein MEPQPGGARSCRRGAPGGACDLSTATESASPMTLAIHSTTGTRYDLSVPHDETVEGLRKRLSQRLKVPKERLALLHKDTRLSSGKLQEFGVGDGSKLTLVPTVEAGLMSQASRPEQSVMQALESLTETQPPATPGPGRAAGGGFRKYRLILFKRPWHRQGPQSPERGGERPQVSDFLSGRSPLTLALRVGDHMMFVQLQLAAQHAPLQHRHVLAAAAAAAAAARGDSSVAPVSSPCRPVSSAARVLPVSSSPSPVSSSPVTAGSFRSHAASTTCSEQMDCSPPASSNATSTPSSSPTPRSRKPGAVIESFVNHAPGVFSGTFSGTLHPNCQDSSGRPRRDIGTILQILNDLLSATRHYQGMPPSLTQLRCHAQCSPASPAPDLTPKTTSCEKLGATSPTSLLQGQSQIRMCKPPGDRLRQTENRATRCKVERLQLLLQQKRLRRKARRDARGPYHWTPSRKAGRTDSSSSGGGGSPSEAGGLGLDFEDSVWKPEVNPDIQSEFVMA
- the Atp5f1d gene encoding ATP synthase subunit delta, mitochondrial, whose translation is MLPAALLRRTGLRRLVLQARAYAEAAAAPAPAAGPGQMSFTFASPTQVFFDGANVRQVDVPTLTGAFGILASHVPTLQVLRPGLVVVHAEDGTTTKYFVSSGSITVNADSSVQLLAEEAVTLDMLDLGAARANLEKAQSELSGAADEAARAEIQIRIEANEALVKALE
- the Midn gene encoding midnolin isoform X4 translates to MEPQPGGARSCRRGAPGGACDLSTATESASPMTLAIHSTTGTRYDLSVPHDETVEGLRKRLSQRLKVPKERLALLHKDTRLSSGKLQEFGVGDGSKLTLVPTVEAGLMSQASRPEQSVMQALESLTETQVSDFLSGRSPLTLALRVGDHMMFVQLQLAAQHAPLQHRHVLAAAAAAAAAARGDSSVAPVSSPCRPVSSAARVLPVSSSPSPVSSSPVTAGSFRSHAASTTCSEQMDCSPPASSNATSTPSSSPTPRSRKPGAVIESFVNHAPGVFSGTFSGTLHPNCQDSSGRPRRDIGTILQILNDLLSATRHYQGMPPSLTQLRCHAQCSPASPAPDLTPKTTSCEKLGATSPTSLLQGQSQIRMCKPPGDRLRQTENRATRCKVERLQLLLQQKRLRRKARRDARGPYHWTPSRKAGRTDSSSSGGGGSPSEAGGLGLDFEDSVWKPEVNPDIQSEFVMA